ccggactaccggcacaagttggcgcttcagaaatacaatctgcagcgccaaaacccctcgcggtggttccactaaagaaacaaatttttgtttctcggcttgcccctgatcaaacatcgtcggatgtattgtcttatatacaagacaaaacaaaagccgataatataaaagtggaaaaatttaacttctcttatgctagggacatatcatctttcaagataactgtcccaaacgagctcttttcgaccatatgttcgggtgatttttggccggatagtatggtggtaaaagagtttgaagctaagatcaaaaataagaaaaaggtgcccgtgggaattaaacttccctcacgtgcccagaccactgcaccatccgcctcttcatcttcttcctcttcaaaaaactaactacaaaacttactatctcctatcaaaatgttagaggcttgcgtagcaaattaactaaattgtattgtgatagtctttcatttgcatcccatattatagtgctcacagagacttggttaaagccggagatacttaactccgaagtcttcccaggtatgtacactatatataggtttgaccgtccctccagacggggaggtggagtcttaattgcggttagatctaccctcgcgtcggaggagttacttttggacgattcccgtaactcggaattcgtatgtgtaaagctgtctttttccgacagatcagtttatattacgtgctcctatattccgccatcttctgaattcccagaatatcagaatcatctgtccgctatccagtccatcttgaataaactttctgacagggaccaattggtagttctaggtgattttaatatacctggcacaatgtggtccccagaagaacaatcgaatatccttctccccttagcacaacatgactttattgacggcttgctcgacttatccctgtcgcaagttaattatattccaaattctcttggtcgacttttggatctatgttttgtaacaagtcctgaaagtgtgtttctgtccagggtagtacctcttactcaacctgaagatcaatatcatcctactttcgaggtggaagtcgacttaggtacggtattaaaagtaaattcagagaagtcaataaatcgaattccctgttttcgcaaggcaaattttcggaggctaaacaattttatagctggctttaattggtccgatctttactcctgcaacatattcgccaagttttttcaaacaacatattcaactttacctcattccgaacagccatactcttatgctgtatctaagtcgaacctaatattttgccccactataaacgaaagctcactgcttaacgatcttcagcgtgttaaaccggtctattcgccaggtcccgatggaatccctggctgtgtgctcagattctgtgcggaagccttgtgcaagcctctactgaaactgtttaccttgtctttggaatcttcacaattccctcatatatggaaggagtcctttgtgattcctcttcacaaaaaaggtagcaaactggatgcaagcaattacagaggaatctctaaattgtcggctatcccaaaacttttcgaaaatgttatcactcctcatttgcagcacctttgtagatcaatcatatcaccgtgtcaacacggttttatgaaacgcagatctacaaccactaacctcttggagctaacttctttcgtaatacagggtttcaaaaataatcttcaaacagatgtcatctacactgacttcagtaaagcatttgactctgttaatcattaccttctaataaaaaaacttgaccttataggtttccctgttgatcttctaaattggatttcaagctatctgaatggcaggacacaacaagtcctctttaaaaattcgttatcttctattctccgagtcacatccggtgtcccacaagggagccatcttggtccgcttctttttacattattcattaacgacctccccttaataataaaacattcgcgtgtacttatgtacgcagacgatgttaaattatgcctccagtacaaggacacttcttgccatttggacttacaatccgatctagacctatttcaaatatggtgccgtgataacatattagacttaaatagctccaagtgtaaagttatgaccttttgtcgtgccaacccaatacgcacgacttacactctaagtgggtgccctctggacagaataacacgagttgatgatcttggtgttcttctggacccaaaactaaaattttctgaccatatttcgtctattgtcaataaggccaggggtgtgcttggttttataaaaaggtggtccaaggaatttgatgacccttacttgactaaaacattatttatttcgttagtccgtccgattctcgagtacggatcacctgtttggagtccacaatacgcagtccactcggaccgcattgaatcgatccaaaaaaacttcttactttttgccttgcggcgcctaaattgggatgcaaaccatatattacctccttattccagtagactacttttaattaatttaccatccctagctaaccgtagaactatgcttggaacagtatttatttgtaagcttattcgtggggatgttgagagtcccgacttgattagtcggcttaacttctcggttccaagtagagtcactagaaactatataccccttatcttaaatcattgtagatctaattatgagttgcatgacccttacagagttttatgttctgactataatagactttatcctattatctgtaatcttgactctctgccgctattaaagcaatccattttatcttttctattacataattagatcctactaacactaatatttaacatagttattaatttcctcgttcctattctattttttatatcgcgtctatatcttctcgcgaatcgagccgtacgatacacggcagcgcccctcggtcggttgggcgggaggtgtggccgtgggacccgtgcgaaaaaaaaaaaaaaaaaaaaaatatatgtagaGGTTGGTATATAACGTAAATACTTATCCCACCAGCGAGCTGGATCACATGGAGATCACCCTGCAGGAGGCGGCAATTCCCAGCCAGGAGACCACCTACTGGTGTCACGTTCAGCGACTGGAGGGCAATCTCCGGCGTCGCCATCACATCGTCCAGTTCGAGCCGCTCATCCGGACGCCGGGCATCGTGCACCACATGGAAGTCTTCCACTGCGAGGCCGGCGAGCACGAGGAGATTCCCCTGTACAACGGCGACTGCGAACAATTGCCGCCACGGGCCAAGATCTGCTCTAAAGTGATGGTCCTGTGGGCCATGGGAGCCGGCACCTTTACCTATCCTCCGGAGGCCGGCCTGCCAATCGGCGGACCCGGCTTCAATCCGTATGTTCGGCTGGAGGTTCATTTCAATAATCCGGAAAAGCAGTCTGGTGAGTAGTAGGGCGAAATGGAAGTGGGCGATTCTAAGAAGATTACACAGCATTATTACAGCATCGCTTGTGTTTGAGAGGAAAACGTTGGCTTATCAATCAATTGATAATATGTATCCACAGCGAAATGAAACAATAATGTGAAACTTGCATACCGTTTAACTAATCATATACGCAATATTGTTTCCAATATTAATCATCCGCCCCAATTGTCTGCCTGGCAATTCTCTTTTCAGGCTTGGTGGACAACTCCGGCTTCCGCATCAAGATGTCAAAGACACTGCGCCAGTATGACGCCGCCGTAATGGAACTGGGCCTGGAGTACACCGACAAAATGGCCATTCCGCCTGGCCAAACCGCTTTTCCGCTGAGCGGCTACTGTGTGGCGGACTGCACTCGAGCCGCTCTGCCGGCGACGGGCATCATCATCTTTGGCTCTCAGCTGCATACCCATCTGCGTGGCGTCCGCGTCCTTACCCGCCACTTTCGCGGCgagcaggagctgcgcgaGGTGAACCGCGATGACTTCTACTCGAATCACTTCCAGGAGATGCGCACCTTGCACTACAAGCCACGTGTCCTGCCCGTAAGATCCTTTATCCAGATTATagttatttataaacattaataCTATGTATAATTATGTGCAATCTATCCGTTGGTTTTCTGTAGGGCGACGCTTTGGTAACCACTTGCTACTACAACACTAAGGATGACAAGACCGCCGCCCTCGGCGGATTCTCCATCAGCGACGAGATGTGCGTCAACTACATCCACTACTATCCGGCCACCAAACTGGAGGTCTGCAAGAGTTCCGTTTCCGAGGAGACGCTCGAGAATTACTTTATTTACATGAAGCGGTGAGCTCTTGctttattatatacatataatatatttaatagatGTACATTTGTACCGAAAACTGTGACTAAATTTTAGGCAATCAATATTTGGCATCTGCGTGCCGCTTCTTAGCTAGCCGTTTAAGTGATGAGCTATTTCTCTAGTTTGATTCAATTAGGATTGAACGACAACCCTTTGATTTGGAAAAGTGCCGCAGGCTCATTCCCTCTGTTTTGGCATATCCTTTCCATTTTGTGcctcttttttgttttttttttttttttgctgccctgCCTTTATTCAACAATTATAACGCCCATGCACATTCATCGCATTCTATCCATCCGTCCCGCGGGCGTTTTGCGGCGTTAATGGaaggaatattttttaatctaCGCAGCGAAGGCGACGACGGGCGACGTCACAATGGGGGGCAGTGGCGGGTATCCAACGGGGGCATTGTGGGTTTTCATTAAGGGGGTTCTTCCGCTCGGCTCCTTCTGCATCAAAGGGAAACTTTTTGGCATTCCCTTTCGAGGCTCGATTCCGTCGGCGCATTCATAACGGCGAAATGCTCTTTGTTCGCCTCCTGTGGCCGCGCCCCCTGACCCCCATCGCCTCCCAGCCCTTTCCCCTATTCCAAGATCCCATTTCCTTGGTTTTGGGCCCCAAAAAGGTGTTCGCTAATTGCCAACTTTAAGCAGTCGAGCATCGGTTGATGGCAAAGTTTACATTAGATTAGGGCCACCGCATCGTGGAAACTTGGAATGCGGCCTGTTGGGGAGCATTGTGTTCagccacatccgcatccgcatccaccaGGTGGTGGGAgtcggaaatggaaattgccgGCCAAAGTAAAAGTTATTGTTGCGGTTATACTTTGGCCCCTTCGCAGGCGTTTGGCCTCAACTCTTGTGATCGTATTAGTATTATCAAAGGCCAAGTAATAAAGGATTCATTAAGGATTCATTAATTCATAAAGGAAATTATTCACCCAAATTGGATACGTGCAttttttgcattcaaattgtgtttgtttcataaaaaaaaacatacccAACTGATTATGAATGATGAGCTTAGCTTAGAAAAGTTATAATGGGATAACAACGAATTTTGAGGCATTATTTAGTAAACAATCTTAATTGTTGCCAGTTCGATTTGTGTTAAGATTGAACTTATATATCTGCTTATACATACAATCCTAATCATCCCTTTGTATACTTGCAGCACGGAGCATCAGCACGGCGTGCATCTGAATGGAGCCAGGTCGTCCAATTACCGGAGCATCGAGTGGACCCAGCCGCGGATCGATCAGCTGTACACCATGTACATGCAGGAGCCGCTGAGCATGCAGTGCAACAGGTCCGATGGCACTCGCTTCGAGGGGCGGGCCAGCTgggagggcgtggcagcgaCGCCCGTCCAAATCCGCATACCCATTCACCGCAAACTGTGCCCCAACTACAATCCGCTGTGGCTGAAGCCATTGGAGAAGGGCGAGTGCGATTTGCTGGGGGAGTGCATCTATTAGGGGCGCCGTACATTAGGCATTAGGCGAATAGGcgaatgggggcgtggcatagcacacactcacacccacacccacacacacacacacacacatacagcacatgcacacgcacacggcATGGATAATATGAGGATTTGGATTTCAACAGTCGCCTATGCAAAAACTGAACTCATTCACCATTCACGTCGAATTGGCAGGCGCATGTTCTATTTTGAAAGCTTAACTCATGAATACTTTTGAATATTTAGCTAAAATAGCTTGAAATTAGATCTAACAGCATTGGAAAAAGGTTATTTTACTCCTATTTGGTTAGTTAGTTCAGTGCGATGGCTTATTAACAGTAACTAACTGATAGCctaaatgtttttgttgacCTTACTTTGAAATTCGCAACGGAAATCAGAGGAATCACTGTAATTTGTATAGCCCTGAGTGGTTTTTACGCCTTATGGATGTTAGACTGTAGTCGCTTTGTATTTTACCCTTTATCCACATGGTCATTAGCATTATCAtcgtgtttgtgtgtgtgtgtttttttgtttgtgtgtaaGGGCAACAgggcaaaacaaatgttttcacTCTTTAAATAACTAATGCATTTACCAATCCTGCCCATGTTGTTCACCCCTTTACTTTCactttgcctttgcttttgctttcgcCTTTGACTTGGCTCGTGCCCTTTGCCcttgttgttttggccaacctTTGAAATTTGCCGACTGACAGCGCCGCCAGGCTAGAACGTTTAATACGAAACAGCTTACAAAGcatggcccacacacacactcacacgcacacacacaagcgcactGAACTTGGCTGAGACGAAACTGTAGCATACTTCTCAGCGCCAGctgaaaaattaaatggccAACTGACTGAAAGAAACGGAGGAGCGTACTTAAACGGACAAACTGGCCGGAAACAAGAAGGCCAAGAAATGGGAGGCGAACTCTCACTGTTTATACAATATAAATGAGCAAACTTTTGATGCAACCCGACGTTGCCAAGTCTAATTACCAAGAAGCTCGGGGAAAGACGGCAGGCGAAAAGGCGGacaaaaatcgaaagaaaaaacaaaactaaattgGTATGAGATCTTATtggaaatgtgaaaagttGGCGCGGAGGGGATCATGGGACATGGTAGATGGGCTACCAGCAGCCAGGAGCTTACCACATGCACCCATGTGTTTCTTTCACAAAAGGGGAATCCCCCAGTCGCCTCGTTCCATTCCCTGTTAATCCAACCCTATCAGTCCTTCACGCTTTTCTTACTTTTCACTACCGTTTCCCTATCGACATAAATGCACCCACACATACACTTACACGtccgcgcacacacacacccacaccgaCATACATTTGAGTAAACATGTAATGGATACGTTTAAGTGTAGccaacatacatatgtaagatGTGATAATTGTTCTATGgctataaatgaaatatatatacacatgaatatataaactatgtagatgaaatatttataaaaaacaaaaaccaagcgaaagcgaaaccaaaaaaaaagtaaaatgtataattatcTAATAAAAACTGACCACCATACCAGAAccatgcatttttcattgaATGCATAGGGTAAGTCAAATATGTAAGTATTGTTCAATTAGTGACTGCTATGGGATGCATTCCACGAACGATTATTTAACACTTAGCAAGTACTTGTTACAATgccaaatatttatcaattaattgCATTGACGAATCAAGTAATTCGCATGAGTCTcctttcatttgatttttacgCAATAGAATGCCGGAAATCGCAGAGTGTTCGAGGGCTTAATTCCCGCCAATAATGGACTCTCGTTTCTCATTGTCCTTATTGGAAATTTTTGATCCTTCAGCGCGCTGACTGACGAGCggccattttaattgatttttcagTTTTGTGCACAATTTTTGTGTGACCAGCGTGAAAAGGGGC
This Drosophila simulans strain w501 chromosome X, Prin_Dsim_3.1, whole genome shotgun sequence DNA region includes the following protein-coding sequences:
- the LOC6725406 gene encoding tyramine beta-hydroxylase, whose amino-acid sequence is MLKMPLQLSSQDGIWPARSRRLHHHHQLAYHHQKQQQQKQKQNGVQQGRSPTFMPVMLLLLMATLLTRPLSAFSNRLSDTKLHEIYLDDKEIKLSWMVDWYKQEVLFHLQNAFNEQHRWFYLGFSKRGALADADICFFENQNGFFNAVTDTYTSPDGQWVRRDYQQDCEVFKMDEFTLAFRRKFDTCDPLDLRLHEGTMYVVWARGETELALEDHQFALPNVTAPHEAGVKMLQLLRADKILIPETELDHMEITLQEAAIPSQETTYWCHVQRLEGNLRRRHHIVQFEPLIRTPGIVHHMEVFHCEAGEHEEIPLYNGDCEQLPPRAKICSKVMVLWAMGAGTFTYPPEAGLPIGGPGFNPYVRLEVHFNNPEKQSGLVDNSGFRIKMSKTLRQYDAAVMELGLEYTDKMAIPPGQTAFPLSGYCVADCTRAALPATGIIIFGSQLHTHLRGVRVLTRHFRGEQELREVNRDDFYSNHFQEMRTLHYKPRVLPGDALVTTCYYNTKDDKTAALGGFSISDEMCVNYIHYYPATKLEVCKSSVSEETLENYFIYMKRTEHQHGVHLNGARSSNYRSIEWTQPRIDQLYTMYMQEPLSMQCNRSDGTRFEGRASWEGVAATPVQIRIPIHRKLCPNYNPLWLKPLEKGECDLLGECIY